A window of Garciella nitratireducens DSM 15102 contains these coding sequences:
- a CDS encoding transposase: GNRQFWCKGYYVDTVGRNKKAIEQYIRNQLQEDIAHDQISLKEYMDPFTGEPVNKGKR, encoded by the coding sequence ATGGAAATAGACAATTTTGGTGTAAAGGATATTATGTAGATACAGTAGGCAGAAATAAAAAGGCAATAGAACAGTATATAAGAAATCAACTTCAAGAAGATATTGCACATGACCAAATAAGTTTAAAAGAGTATATGGACCCGTTTACGGGTGAGCCAGTAAACAAAGGCAAAAGATAA